A stretch of the Rhizomicrobium sp. genome encodes the following:
- a CDS encoding glycosyltransferase family 39 protein: MMPARLPLMALTAALAFGCALGLAHVACVLGLQIPFDPNEGWNAYFTQAAMAAGSPYPPPQSLMIDNYPPLSFYLVGAVAKLTGDAIVAGRLVALAALCVVGLGIGTVARQMGCSRLEAGFAALLFAAGIMATTDYAGMDDPQMLGHAIAIGGLAIALREPRTPRAMVGAALLFTLAFFIKHNLVVLPAALACWLALADRRAARTFAVAGAIFFLMGLGLFRQTYGFGLFSRIVSARSYAFENIRVGLQQWLPWSAIPLAGVVALALSAKHDRYAVFCVIYAALATATGLYFLGGAGVDANALFDADIALALGAGVLVNRLPASAWTGLAAIAYAVPPAVALWMLDPGWRETAFWLHPMAQERAAAAGEIALLRAAKGPALCEMLSLCYWADKPAEVDVFNVQQAYLTGARSDTPLAAALAARRYTVVQLEALSPFPLPADVRDALFAQYRIARRDDERVFFVPL; encoded by the coding sequence ATGATGCCTGCCCGCCTGCCGCTGATGGCTTTGACCGCCGCGCTCGCGTTCGGCTGCGCGCTGGGGCTGGCGCATGTCGCATGCGTCCTGGGTCTGCAGATCCCGTTCGATCCGAACGAGGGCTGGAACGCCTATTTCACCCAGGCCGCGATGGCCGCAGGCTCTCCCTATCCGCCGCCGCAGAGCCTGATGATCGACAACTACCCGCCGCTCTCCTTCTATCTGGTCGGAGCGGTCGCCAAACTCACCGGGGATGCCATCGTCGCGGGCCGCCTCGTGGCGCTGGCCGCGCTGTGCGTGGTGGGGCTCGGCATCGGGACGGTGGCGCGGCAGATGGGCTGCAGCCGGCTCGAGGCGGGTTTCGCGGCGCTCCTCTTCGCCGCGGGCATCATGGCGACGACCGACTATGCCGGGATGGACGACCCCCAAATGCTGGGCCACGCGATCGCCATCGGCGGCCTGGCGATCGCCCTGCGCGAGCCGCGCACGCCCCGCGCCATGGTCGGCGCGGCGCTGCTGTTCACCCTCGCTTTCTTCATCAAGCACAATCTGGTGGTGCTTCCGGCAGCGCTGGCCTGCTGGCTCGCCTTGGCGGACAGGCGCGCCGCGCGGACCTTCGCGGTCGCCGGCGCGATCTTTTTCCTGATGGGACTCGGCCTGTTCCGGCAAACTTACGGCTTCGGCCTGTTCAGCCGGATCGTGTCGGCGCGGAGCTATGCATTCGAAAACATCCGGGTGGGGCTGCAGCAATGGCTGCCGTGGAGCGCGATCCCGCTGGCGGGCGTCGTCGCGCTGGCCCTTTCAGCCAAGCATGATCGCTACGCGGTCTTCTGTGTGATCTACGCCGCGCTGGCGACGGCGACCGGGCTTTATTTCCTGGGCGGCGCGGGCGTCGACGCCAACGCCCTGTTCGATGCCGACATCGCGCTTGCGCTCGGCGCCGGCGTTCTCGTCAATCGTCTGCCCGCCTCCGCCTGGACCGGCCTCGCGGCGATCGCCTATGCCGTGCCGCCGGCGGTCGCGCTGTGGATGCTCGATCCCGGCTGGCGCGAGACGGCGTTCTGGCTGCATCCGATGGCGCAAGAGCGGGCCGCGGCAGCCGGCGAGATCGCCCTGCTGCGCGCGGCCAAGGGACCCGCGCTGTGCGAGATGCTCTCGCTCTGCTACTGGGCGGACAAGCCGGCGGAGGTCGACGTGTTCAATGTCCAGCAGGCTTACCTGACGGGGGCGCGCAGCGACACGCCGCTGGCGGCCGCGCTTGCGGCGCGGCGCTATACCGTCGTGCAGCTCGAAGCGCTGTCGCCGTTTCCCCTGCCCGCCGACGTGCGCGATGCCCTGTTCGCGCAGTACCGCATCGCGCGCCGCGACGACGAGCGGGTCTTCTTCGTGCCGCTCTAG